Sequence from the Clostridium saccharobutylicum DSM 13864 genome:
AGTGAAGCTCCAACAGACGAACAAAAGCAGATAATAACAGCTATTAGAGATGATGAACGTAGGCATAATAGATTGTTTAGAAGAATTTATCAAGACTTTACTGGTATAGAAATTCCAAGGAGTGATGAAGAAGAAAAATTTGAAGTGCCTGAATCATATATAGATGGCATTAAAAAAGCATTGTTTGGAGAGTTAGCGGCAGTAGAAAGATATAGAGCAATTAGAAGAGGACTTCCTAGGGGAGTTTTTTATAGAGATATATTATTTGATATTATTACAGATGAGTTAAAACATGCTTCAAAATATAATTATTTATTTACACTAAATAGTGTTACTAATACTGGTGAAATGGGAAAAGATACATCTAATTTTACTCCAGATGATTGGGTTAGTTATATTACACCATTGGTTGATCGTGCTCTAGCAGAATCTAAGGAAGGTATTAATCCTGAACATTTATATCAAGAATTTATTTTATCAGGTGTACTTGTTGGTTTAGGAAAACAGCCTCAAGAAGCTATTGAGCAGGTTGAAGATTGGGAGAAAACAGGAACTTCTAAGTTACTAGCAAAAAGTAAGATGAGCAGACATTTTAATTATTTGCAAGATATATAATTAATTTATAGTAAAAAAATATTTAACTGGGGACAGTAGATAGTTTTGTTTTTTATACAAAACTATCTAATATCCCTTTTTGCATTAAAAGATATATTTATCTATTTAGTTTTATCGGTATACATATTAAAATATAAATAATTTTAAAGGCTATAAACATTTTATTCTAATGTTTATAGTCTTTATTTAAGCAGTTTTATGAGAATTATCGCTAGAATCTACATCAAGAGCAATTCCAAGCTTTGCTGATATTATGGTATTTAGTTTGTTAATTGAACTTGATAAGCTAACAATTTGTTTTTCCAAGCGAATGAGCAAATAAGCTGACACAGCAACAGGAAAACCATTATTTACTATTAAATTAATTAAATCATTTATTTCCATAAATTCATTACCTCCCATAAGAGATATATGATTAAATTGAATATATTCTAATATTGTAAAGAATATATATGGTTTACAATAAATATGGCAAGATTCTTAGAGATAACAAAAGGTTAAAAATATTATTTTTTTACAAAGCTCTAATTTTATTAGGAGCTTAATAGAGGTCAGCAGAATTTCTATATAAGTTCTACTGACTTTTTATTTTGAAAGATATAATAAACTTTATTATCTTTTTAAAAGTAAATTTTTGTCATAAATTATACTTTTCAAATTCATATAAGTCTCACTTAAAAATGAATTTGAAAAGTAATGGTATGTTTATTTTTTACATTGTATTAAGAGTTATAAAATTAAACTAAAAAACCCCCAATTAGGGGGGGAAAATAAAAATTTTTATTTATATAAAATGGACATTATTATTAATTGATTCAATATTATTATGTTCAAAAAATAAGAAATTATTCAATATTTACTTTAATGTTATATTAGAGAACGTTTTGAATAAATGAAAAAATAAATCATTATAGTAAAAATAACAGCACCAAGGAAGGGATTAGCCTTGGTGCTATTAAGCTTGTAAACTTTTATAATTAATAGAAATATTATTAAACATTTTCGTTAGAATGTTTTTCTTTTTTACAATAGCAGTAGAGTAGCACATATTTTTTTGATAAGCATAATCTTTAACTGTATTATTTCTAAAGAATACAAAATCTATAAGCTCTTTTTCATCTTTATTTAAATTTTTTAGAGCTAGTCTTAAATCTTCATAATTACACATTTCACATAATGAAGTTTCAGTAGAGATTTCCTCAGAAGGAATGTCTATTTCAAAATTATCATCCAAGCTTAAAGCATTATTACCTTCAGTAGAGCTTCTGGTTTTAATTCTTTTTATTAAATCATTCATATTATTTTTTATTGCATTAGTAGCATAAGCTACAAATCTATGTTTTTCTAAATTGTACATGGAAACAGATTTAAAAAGGGAATGATAACATTCTTGTATAATATCGTCAACACTATATCCATCAATAAAAGTTTTTTTAGAAATATTATAGATTAAGGGTCTAAATTCTGTGGCTAATTTTTCTTTTGCTTATTCATCATTATTTTTGCATTTGATAACTAAATCTTCAATATAATTAAAATCCATATAAACCTTCTTATTTAATGAAGAATTGTGAATTACACTAATTAATTTACATGCATTGCATTTTCACATAAATTTATCCGTATATATAGTATATATGGTTAAAGTGTATATAACTTATATAGAAATAGAAAATTAATTAAATTTGCATTGTTATATAGGATCTTTAATGTTGAAAGTTCTTAATTGTAGCATAGCTACTTTTTCAGAAATATATAACTTAGAGGTAAATAAGTAAATTAAATATTACAGAGAAGAGGTATAGAAATGAGTAATTTTATAATTGCTGTTGGCAATACTGCAAGTGGAAATATTGAAGGTGGAATTATTGATAGCTTAGATGAAAGCAATGTAACACATTAATATATCAAAGTAAAAGATTTAAAGAATAGAGAGCCAATGTATGTGTAATATGTGTAATATGTATGATATTTTGAAAATTATGTTATAATAAGCATTATTAGTTACTATAATCTAATGAACAATAGTAACTAATATTACGTAACAAGAATAATTTAGAGTATTATTTTAAATAGAGTAAGGTGATTATTTAATGAAAAGGGAAAAGATAAGTATAGAGGAACAGGCAGAACTTTTATTAAATGAGTTTAAAGAAATGTATGAACCTAAAAATAAAATTATTGATGAGATTATATTGAAGGAACAAAATAACTTGAGCAAAGGTGAAATTCCTCAAGTTGTTTTGAAACATGTAGTCGTTGCAATTTATCGGGTAGTTTTTATTGAAAAAGTTACTGTTGGAGATAGCGCTTATAAACTATTGCAAAGGATGGATAAACTTTCACGGTCAAATGGTTGGTTGCCTTTTGGAATTGTAAATCCTTTTTAAAAAATAATAGTACAGGAAAGAACTTATTTCTTATGGTGAGTATTATATAAGGACAATCCTACCTATAATTTTTTTAGTTTATATTTCAACATCGTATTAAAACATAGACTAAATTTATATAAAACTTACAAAGAGAGGAGTTTTGGAGAAGGAATAGTTTAGTTTTCAGGAACTATATTATTTTGTCCAAATAAAACTATGAGAAAAGAAATAATATTAAAGAAAAAAGATGATAATGAAGTACAAGCAGAATTAAAGATTTTAGATATTTCATATATTGATAAAATAATAAAATTGGAGCAAAAAATTTACAATGGGTTAGAAAATAAAGAATTTTATTCGTGTTCATCTAGAGAAGAGTATGAAGAAAAGCTTAATGGAGATGGAGCTATAGTAGGGTGTGTTAATTTAGAAAATGATGAGTTAGTAGCAATTGGTGCATATGTTGAATATGGATATAGAGAACATAATTATGGGTATGATTTTGGTATTGATGGTGACGAACTTTTAAAAGTTGCACAAATTGAATCAACTATAGTTTTAAATGATTATAGGGGAAATAAGCTTCAAAAAATTATGTGTGAAGCTCTTGAAGAGATGGCAATAAATAATAAAATGAAAATCATTAGTGCAACTGTTGCACCATATAATAAGTTTAGTTTAAATACATTTAAAAATCTTGGATACAATATTGTAGCGGACAAATTAAAATATGGTGGATTAAGAAGATATGTACTAATGAAAAAGTTAAAGAGATAATTAGTGCAATTTTTGATTTTCCGTATTTAGATTGTAGAAGTTAATTATGATAATACCACGGAATATTAACTCGTCTCTATTGACTGTGGAT
This genomic interval carries:
- a CDS encoding ferritin-like domain-containing protein, coding for MEYKNNQMSNNEMLQMSIEGVRKAVQGEREDELFYDYLISEAPTDEQKQIITAIRDDERRHNRLFRRIYQDFTGIEIPRSDEEEKFEVPESYIDGIKKALFGELAAVERYRAIRRGLPRGVFYRDILFDIITDELKHASKYNYLFTLNSVTNTGEMGKDTSNFTPDDWVSYITPLVDRALAESKEGINPEHLYQEFILSGVLVGLGKQPQEAIEQVEDWEKTGTSKLLAKSKMSRHFNYLQDI
- a CDS encoding YvrJ family protein, whose translation is MEINDLINLIVNNGFPVAVSAYLLIRLEKQIVSLSSSINKLNTIISAKLGIALDVDSSDNSHKTA
- a CDS encoding GNAT family N-acetyltransferase; translation: MRKEIILKKKDDNEVQAELKILDISYIDKIIKLEQKIYNGLENKEFYSCSSREEYEEKLNGDGAIVGCVNLENDELVAIGAYVEYGYREHNYGYDFGIDGDELLKVAQIESTIVLNDYRGNKLQKIMCEALEEMAINNKMKIISATVAPYNKFSLNTFKNLGYNIVADKLKYGGLRRYVLMKKLKR